Within Solea solea chromosome 1, fSolSol10.1, whole genome shotgun sequence, the genomic segment tttggACATTCAGTGATGGCACTGATTTTCCCTCAGTCTTCTTAATTTGGTGCTTAAATTGCTTGGAGATTACCGGCAGTCCTGTTGTCGggctttgtttatttaatttgtttttgtttatgttctgGGGATGTGCTGGGTCCAACGGCCCATTGCTGGGTTAGTCAAGACGCTACCCACCTCTTGTTACTTTTTGCTGGGATCTCCAACCCTTTTCCtttgttcactttgtttttgaataatGAAACTGAGGCGATAACACCCCCCAGTTGGAGCTTGCTGAATGCTAGGGTGGAGGTGGGCAGCAACACTAGTGCAGGCAGAGGGAGCGATGGGAAATTTTGCAACTAAAATACCCCGCCAAATTCAGAGGGAGTGTATGTGAGGCATGTCTTATGGATAATAAAATGCACCTCGAGTTGACTGCCTGAACTTGCTTGCAGGCTCGCATCATTTAGGTTGTATGGCTCTCCTTAATCATTCTTACTAATTGTTGTTACTGTATATCCACTACTATGTGATGGACAACCTGATCAAGGCCAAGGTGACTGCAACATATCCTTACCTTTATTACCAGGCCATCCTGGGTCTCCTGGGTCACCTACTCGACCATTAaagcctctctctccctgtataCCTCTGGGTCCTGGATGTCCGGGGCGACCTTTTAAACCTCTTGCCCCAGCGCTTCCAGGGTAGCCAGTTTCACCTAGAtgaattggcaaaaaaaaaaatcgaatttCAGTCATGTCAGTCAGTTTACAGATATAATGCATACTGGCTTTTAGGACAAGATAGTGAATGTCCATTCTTAAGTGTGGAGatacacgtttttttttttttaacaacttttaacaaacttttttttaaagcaagacAAACCTTTTAGTCCTGGGAAACCATCTTTCCCAGGATCTCCTAAAGGGCCAGTGTTGCCACTTGGTCCTGGAGCTCCTGCCACACCAGGAAGGCCAGGAAATCCTTTCACACCCTTTGGTCCATGACCAGGTGGACCAATATCTCCTTTTAAACCCTTTTGACCAGGATAACCTACATAACAttacaaaacacaataagaaattATATTAAAAGGAGTGTTAgatggctttaaaatgtttggAAGGAGTTAAACCCACAATTTTGCCCATTGCATGATTACCTGGTACTCCTGTCTTTCCAGGGTTTCCTGGAGGGCCTGGCGGGCCTATGGTTCCATACAACTCACAAACAGTACAAGGTGGGCCTGGGAGACCAGTGGCACCGGGGTCACCATTGACTCCAGGTTTTCCTTTATGACCTGGCAGTCCAGGATAGCCTTGTATGCCTGTATTTACATTACACCAATTATTGTTACAATTCACTGTGTGTATGATTTTGGTGTGATACCTAAGCTGTTCAGTGGTTCAGTTGTGTCACCTAAACTAGTACAGTTTACCTGGCGACCCAGAATTTCCAGGAAAGCCACGTGGTCCCCTTGTACCCGTCTCTCCAGACGGGCCTGGTGGGCCAGTAGCACCTGGACTGGCAGAGAAAACATCTCCTGTGGGACCCTTTCTGCCGGGAAGTCCTGGTAACCCAGCAGGGCCTGGAGGGCCTTCCAGACTAATCCCACTGGGACCAGGATCACCTGAATCCCCATTTAAACCTGGAATTCCTATAATAAGTAGGAAAGACATGTAAGCACACTAATCACCCTGCAAGGTGTGTTATTAATTAACTGTTAATTGGTTGCTTGATTATCCACATCCTGGAGCCCAAACGCAAACCTTAAAtctttgtgatttttaaatatgaaaagaaaaaaagtataacGTCATTACCCGGCAGACCATTTCTTACAGAATCACCATCATTTCCTTTCATGCCTTTGTGACCTGGGGGTCCTGGAACACCGGGGAAACCATCTCTTCCTGGCATACCTGGAATCCCTAACAGGCACACAATACAAATGGACTAGTGATTTCAAGGGtcataaaatatgcattttaaataacacatgGCTTACCGTGGCAAACCAATTCCATTCTTGGGATGTGAGTTTAAAAACAGCTGGAAACAACATTATGCAAACTTTCCGCAAACCTTAGAAAGGTCATCTTCATAGAGATTGCGTAATGATGtactttttaagttttttttaatatatgatGCCTAGCACTTGCAAGATTTACCTGAGGAACCTGGCTCACCCTTGGCACCAGGTGGTCCAATCTCATCTTCATGGCAGCATACTTCAATTTCACCTGGTTACCAAAACACAACATGCTATTGAGTGCATAACACCTAGCTGTGGGAAAGGGTTTCAACCAACTGGAATTCCGTCTATATCTCTGACCTGGAGAACCTGTACGCCCAGGAAATCCTGGCAGTCCAGTAGGTCCCTGATTTCCTTTAGGTCCTGGTGGCCCTGGAATGCCTGGAAAACCAGGCCCTGGGGGGCCCACAGTCCCTGGAATTCCTTTGGGTCCAGGAAAGCCAGGGTAACCTTTAGGGCCAGGTAGTGCTGCATATCCAGCACCCTGAACAAATGATAGTAGCATAGAAGAACAACTTATTAAACCTGTGATTAACCTAGAATCATTTAATCATACATCTtcatgaattacatttacagtttttaaataatacacacTCACTGGTGGTCCAGGGTCCCCTGTAGGGCCACGGTGTCCATCCTGTCCTGGTGAACCTGTTGCCCCAGTGGGACCAGCATACCCAGGCACCCCTTGGTCACCCTTGGCACCTTTCAATATCAAGAGTAGATATTAACCTGGCCAGGTTACTCttggtgccttttttttttatctggccACAGCTTATGGCTAATAGACAAATCCAATTTATTTACCAATTTAGATACAGTTGAGACCATTTAGCTTGCAGGCTAGGTATGTGATACACATATTTTTGTATAGTATATAGTCGTATACCTGTAGTATTGTTTAGCAAGCTTTTTTAAACTATTGATAATGCCACATTAACTGTGCAGTAGATAACAAAATCATAAAATGTATTGAAGGATCAAATTGGTGGGTTACATTTGCATAATATAACAATAGAATAATATCCACTCCTCTGTAaagttgttctttgttttttgaaacACCAATATTACAATATATTGTATGTGAGTGCTTACCTTTACCACCAACCGCAAAAGAATCACCTTTCAGACCCTTCAGTCCTTTTAAACCAGCATTTCCTTGAAAGCcctaagaaaaaaacaaagtcaaacactaAATAAACGTTTTTGGCCTTGAACAAacttttacttgtgttttaGAAATGGCATTAGTTTATGTGGCAAGAGTTAGGATTTCTTTACTTGTGGTCCTTGTGAACCCTCAGCTCCTCTAAATCCAGGGTCACCTTTAAGTCCTTGAGTTCCAGGTAACCCTGGAGGTCCTGGATAACCTGGTGGACCAGGTAGCCCTATGTTTCCCCCATCAACCCTACATTCACAATCCCCAGGGCACCCTTAAGGAGACAAGGATGTCATTTGCTGTAAATACATTCAAATCCAAACCTGTCTGTTTGATTTTATATTCTACCAAAAGTACTTTGGCAAAGAGATAGACACATTCGTTGACAGTGGGATCATCAGATAATGCACAATAATTCATAAGTCAGAGATCACCTTTAATTCCTTTGGGCCCTTGGTTTCCAAGAGTCCCTATGGATCCTGGGTCACCAGGTTCACCTGGGTCACCAGGCTCACAGTAATAATCTGTAGGATCAAGCAAACAAGTAATTTCAATACAAAATTGGAtacaaattaaatcaataacaacaaaagaaaataaatgagagaACTTACCTCCACATCCTAATCAGATCCAATAAAGTATGACAtaccataaacaaacaaaactacaaGTATTATTCAAGTCAACATACAGAAATACATTTGACTTATTGAAATGAACATGCAAAACTATTATCATGATAGTGCTATTATTAAACACACTCTTGTGCTATACACGCATTTGGGAACATAGATACCTGGACGACCAGGGAGGCCTCTGTAACCTTTAGGACCAGGAAGTCCTTTAGGTCCCATTGGTCCTGGCAATGGTTTGATTTCAAAATTGTATCTTCCTGGTTCTCCTTTGTAGCCCTTTGGACCGAGGGGCCCTCGTGGACCAGGGAGACCTGGCTCTTCTACAAAGGTGTGAGTGATAATGTGCCATTTTAAGTGTAAGTGTGCATTGCAACCATGTAGTAACATGcttaaagacagaagaaaacctAAGCGTTTAATTCAGAGAACTGAGAAGAGGGTCCAACTCTGACCTGGTACTGTTAACCCTGGTGGGCCAGGTGGTCCTTGCGGACCCTGATATCCATGGTCACCTGGCAGTCCAGATGTTCCTGGATACCCCCGCTCACCTTTAGCACCTGGAACATACACAGAACTATAAAATAGTCTGTAAGAGcaatttttgtcattttgtaatTTCTTAGTCTAAAGCCAGCtattataaaacaaatgacaaaggaaataaaacaaatagaaaacaatatAAAAGACAATACAGTTGAAGTGACAAATATGATCTCAAGCAGGAACCAGGGAGGAGAGAAAgtaaatgactgtgtttttacctCTGGCATCACTCCCATTTTGGAAGAGTAGGGGACCGGGGACACCTGGGTCTCCTGGGTAACCCTGTAAGGAAACTATTGTCAATGAAATGTTGTTGATCCATTGACCAATTACAAAAGGGCAAGGAGCAGGAGAATTTACCTTTGGTCCAGTTCTTCCAATGAGACCTGGAAGTCCTTGCACTCCACGAACACCCTGAAAATGTACCATTGTATTTTACTTGACACAAATTGTTTTAGTATAGGCTAACTATACTAAAACCAGGAAGGAAACACACCTCAGGTCCTGGTTGTCCTTCCCTACCAGACCTTCCTGGAAGACCCTATAGcagaaacagtgtgtgtgtatacgtgtgtttgtctgaaattatgttattattacacAATTATGAAGTCAGATTAATTCACATACCCTAAGTCCAGGAAATCCAAGGATTCCTTGCTCTCCCTTAATTCCTTGTCTGCTATAGTCCTCTATATCCCtctgaaaagaaacaaatctTAATGCCCTGTCTCTCTTTTTGACACACGTTGTATGCATACATGTCAGATGAAACTCACGGCTTCGCCTTTTGGTCCGCATGGTCCGGGCAGACCTTTGTCTCCCTGAGAATCACAGGAGAGGAGACATAATGTATTACGGCTCCAATGTAGCATGGAAAAGTAtggcatttattttttagtaaTTACCAGGCTTGTGTgggcaaaagtaaaaaaaaaaagaatacagaaAGCATCTGTATTTTTGGAGCTGGCAGGCAGCACCAGCAAATGAGTAAGCATGTTTTGATTGAGTCAAGAGTGGATCGAGGTCAAAatcaggacaaaaacaaatattgtattatatggtataatattatatatatatatgtatatataaaatattgtataaacgAGTATTGTGCGTGTACATTGCAGAACAGAGTCAGTTCTCCCTTCCTGACCCGATTGATATAAACTCTCACAGCAGGATACTACATCCTCATGCTTCACTGCTGGCGTGGTACTGTGCAGTTGATGCTTGGGCTTTGTCTTCACCTTGTAGCCTTTGAGTGGAAGAAAGTCTGGAGGAAATTCTATGACTTCTTCTGGTCCTGGAAGGCCAGGTGGGCCTTGTTCACCCTGAAATATGGAATATTGATGTACAGTAATTTAAAGTAGGACAcaatgatacacacacacacacacacacatagttcaAAGCTGTCCAAAGTCAAAAATGGTTTCTTACATCGTCACCTTTATCACCTGCTTGTGATCCTCCAGGGTTGCCctaaacaggaaacaaaagatTGGTGGAGTTTTAGTCATAGTAAATGATTAAATGCAGCACTGCCACAAAGACTATGATACAATTGACTCACTGATGGTCCTCTATCACCTCTAGGTCCTTTCAAGCCCTAAACAGAAACATACAATAGTACATCTTTTCATTGTtcaaatcactgcttttctaaTGATGTATATGAAGAATTTTAGAGGTGTAATATGTTGCATCTACAATTATCACCTTTGGTCCAGGATGGCCAGGGAGTCCAATACTCCCTTTAGGTCCAATGTATCCTTTTCCTCCCtagaaagaaaacaatgcaattatttttgaaataatacACAATTAAAATGGAATGgcaattatatttaaaagagtAAACACGAATGAAGCAGCTCTAAGAATAGGCTAATAGTAGATGATTGAAAATATTTAATCCATGTATAGAACACAATAAGAGTAAACAAAGAAcagctcttaaaaaaaaaaacatacaggtAAACCAGGGTCTCCATGTCTGCCGCGCTCCCcctgcataaaacaaaaaagatgtgacatgaagatgaaatgcaaaaaaaaaaaaatcagtatttttttgattatttattacGACAATTATTGATAATGACTAATTTGTtcattgtgatatttttttgtgataatgTGGATTTCTCTAGTGGGTGGGGGACTTACAGGAGGTCCTGGAGAGACAGTGCCATATTCAGGTTCTCCTTTAATTCCTTTAGAACCAGGTAATCcctgacaaaaaagaaacagttaAAAATGTCCTTATTCATGATTCCTATCTGCACCTTCATGCTGCCAGTTTCCCCATTCTACTATCTAAAGGTGCTCTACATTGAGCTTGTTTTCCTGGCTATTTAAATTAGTGTAGGACAGCCATTATTAAGGCAGAGTTAACATGAACAACAATGTCCTGAGTCCATGGATTTATGCAGTTCTTGTAAACAGTCATTTACTCACCGGTGACCCATGAAAGCCGTCCAAACCAGGAAGGCCAGGGACTCCATTTTGACCCCGTGTCCCATTACAGCCATCCAGTCCTGGCACACCAGGCTCCCCACCTGCTCCAGGATGACCCTGAACAACATTGAACAGTTACAGATGGTGATGCATTTGCACAGTATTGTACCTGAcatgcaagaaagaaaaaaaatagaagaagaaggaagtcAGTGTAACTTGATATGTCCACTAGAGGGCATATTAGACACATAATTCAAATCATTGCGTCATCCTCTGTGGAGTATGCCATTTCTATGTGAAATAACTTTACTtcaacactttttaaatcaGCATATCTGAATTCCTTTGGATAGATTTTCATgttcatttatatttgttttaaatgtacagaGAATTACTCACTAATGAGCCATCATTACCAGGGAAACCAGGAGCACCAATCTCGccctgaaatgtaaaaaaaaaagaaaagaaaagaaaggttcatcagttattttctaattttattgtTACTTCTTATTTTTAGTCATTGGTACAGACTTAGTTTAGTCTAAATGTGATGATTAGTGACATTACACtcaaataaaacatgcacaGCAACATTTGCACTAACACGGTCTCCTTTAAGTCCATCTGAGCCTTGTAATCCCTCTGATCCCCTCCTGCCTTTTTCTCCTGGTGGCCCTTTATGTCCCCATGGGCCCATTGGTCCATTGGAGCCTTGCACACCTGGCTTCCCCGGAGCCCCCTGCAAATAGAAAAGTCAAGCATAATACACTATCTTAACTTAATACATTTTTCTGTACTTTTTATTGCTAGATTCAGTATTGatcaaaaaacacagaatctGACCATTActgattttcaattttaaattgtattcCCTTTCACAATGTTCTCCTGCTAGCCTAATTTAGAGTGGgaacacaaaaaataatgtcATCACAATTTAAGGATATAAAGGATATTAGGAATGTTTTTCACAGACAACTTTCAAAAAGTATTCAACAAAAATTAGAAAGTGTTTGTACCCGTGCACCTTTGGCAGGAAGACACTGGCATACGGAGCAGTTTCTACCTTGACATGGCCCCTCAGTTTGCCCCTGgaacaacacacagacataaatcATAGGCTGTAAATGCACTAagacagtggttctcaaacattttataCCAAATACTGAGAAAATATCATCtgcaatgttaaaatacagtggtgtaaataggccgagcaaagtcagcctcagacttttcacaggaggcagatttaatcCCAGTAAGATAattttgctctctcatcatcctcctcttcctcacatatacttcagacactggtttAGTGaaagattaagatggagcaagataTAAGGTActaatttaatgtattatttgtttcattttctacacactcaaaattcctcagctccactccgattcACATACCCtagcatatacagtagaacagtatttctgattctccTCCAAGagccaccagaggaagctcacgtagcACTGGTGGTATACATAACACAGTTTGAGAACTGAGGCAGTAAGATAAGTAAGTCCAGAGCAGAGAAAGTGCACATCTGCCATTCCCAAATGGTAAAAGCCATGGGAATTCACACATTTCCCAGCGCTGATTAGATTGTGttcctctcacactctcactctcacgcCTCCAGATACTGAGAATTTCCACAaatactcgtgtgtgtgtgtgtgtgtgcacgcgtgtgctTGTACTgtttacctcttcaggaccctTTCTGGTATAGACACTGATCTTGTcatgaccagtagtcctcatggagaccaaaacctggtcccaaccTCATTTCTGGAGCTGGTTAAGTGTAGGGCTAAGATGtaaattgtggttaagttaaggttagggtcagacATTCAGTGGAAAACACTTTGttgaggctgtccaaatgaatggacgtgtcctaagaagaatagctgctcaaacctgtgtgtgtgtgtgtgtgtactgtgtagATATGTCACAAATATTTGGCGATATTTACTGAATACTTGAAACtttttaaaacaggaaatacaaatGGTATTCTTATGTACATCTGCTAATAGGCTTGTCTCATTTTCTGTTTCGGTCCAGCTGTGTTATTTATCTACAACAACACATGACTGCATCTTAGATAGACAGGCCGAGCAGTCCTGTAGGTGAAACATAATTGGAGCAATACGGGTGCATCGTTTACATCAAGGAACTTTACTGGGAGACACTTCATAATTTTAAGagcaaaatgtgacaagtgCATTGGTACAGTATACAGAGAACCATGTACACCCCGAGGCCTTGTGAGCGCAGTGACTGTGAAAGCATCAGTTCCTGTTCTGTGAAGGGTTCACACTGAGTGACTGCTGTTCGTGACAGGGCCAGACAACTTTCTTGGTTACTGTATCAGCAGAATTAGAAAAGTCTTCCTTTTGTGTGTCAAAGAAGATTTCTATAGAAAGTTCTCACCATAGTTGTTCAGtaactacttctactactactaatttCATTAGAATTCATCCTATTCTAACGCTTTTCTTCCATCCCCAATTCCAAATTTACTTAAAACGacaaaccaggggtgtcaacaAAAAGTGAACGTGACAAGTCTCACAATGCACTGCATTAGCTCTCACAGTGTACATAGTGTGATCAACTAAGTAACTGTGGTGATTACGTTAAAAGAAACCTACACCAAGGACAGCATATACTGATGTTTTTGAGCGTAAACTACCATAAATTGTACCCTTCAATACTAAATGTCCTAGTTTCTCTTCGTATTGGAAGTAAATCACATAGCTTTTATTTAGTTTCTTCATCAAGAGACCAGGTAGAGAAGACTTACTGCTTTGACCTGCTGCACAAAGATGGTCAGCACAAGGATCCACCTGTGAAGGTAATAAAGGTAATAGATTTATTTGTGGTCTTATTTTAGCTCCAGGCAGCTACTGAATTACTTATACATTAATGACAGAACAGTAGCTATATGTAATAAAAAGACCCTATAATGTTTGATGGTGACCTCCTTATTTTTGGTTTACTGTCAGCATAATACAATAATCCACACGAACTGTGGCAAGAAAAATCTGTGGTGCGATTAGAAGAGAGAAACAACCAGCATTTTTGTCTACTCATTTTCCCATTGCACTGCAAGTGTTCAGAGGTGCTgagtaaacagacatggagtTTGTTTCTCTTGATGACGGATAGCTTATCATGTTTACtctatcattttaatttgttttagtgCAACAGGACGCATCACACATTGGCTATTTAGCATtctgcaccaaaaaaaaagaaagaaaagccacAGTATATAGTGTACTACTACTacaaataatactaataatagaATTATCCAATAATAAAGTATATCAATATTGATACTCACATGAGGGGGGACAAACTCATGACACTAAATGAGGATCTCATCTCTCATGTGATCTGTCTGCTTTACAGGTGGGTGTTGGAATCAGTGCTGCCCCCTGTGGTGGATAAAAGAAAATACGATGCACCAAAGTCACCTGCGAGCCATGTACCATttaacattacaaaaataatTACTCCTTTTAAGTAAAATAGAGTAAGTACAACTGTGATATCgaaaacattaaaatcagcaaatAATGATCTGCAAACGTTGCAAACAGAAATTTTATAACTCACCCAAATTTGGAGGCTGAGGTTATCTtcatgaaaagttttttttttgcattcaaaGTAAGGGAAAGATTCAAACTGATCTCCGGCCTCAGTATCAGCGACAACCAAACTGAGTGACTGCCACTGTTTGCTAGTGTCTGGGGTGAGATGAGGAGAAAAGGATGAGGACTGTGGTTCGCTGCAGCTGTAAATTCAGACCTCCTACCTCTCCAGATTAAGTTAAACAACTTCTCTGGGCTGTTTTGCCTATCAAGGCACTGAAACCCACAAGGGGAACTTTGATCTAACTGAAGCAATGATCTAAGATCATTTACGGTGCAGCAGTAATCGAGTGTACTTTGAAAGCTGGTTGCTGAGGAGGATGCTTAGAAACCCTCTCATCACCTCTGGGTTGTTTGCGGA encodes:
- the LOC131471548 gene encoding collagen alpha-4(IV) chain-like, with translation MRSSFSVMSLSPLMWILVLTIFVQQVKAGQTEGPCQGRNCSVCQCLPAKGARGAPGKPGVQGSNGPMGPWGHKGPPGEKGRRGSEGLQGSDGLKGDRGEIGAPGFPGNDGSLGHPGAGGEPGVPGLDGCNGTRGQNGVPGLPGLDGFHGSPGLPGSKGIKGEPEYGTVSPGPPGERGRHGDPGLPGGKGYIGPKGSIGLPGHPGPKGLKGPRGDRGPSGNPGGSQAGDKGDDGEQGPPGLPGPEEVIEFPPDFLPLKGYKGDKGLPGPCGPKGEARDIEDYSRQGIKGEQGILGFPGLRGLPGRSGREGQPGPEGVRGVQGLPGLIGRTGPKGYPGDPGVPGPLLFQNGSDARGAKGERGYPGTSGLPGDHGYQGPQGPPGPPGLTVPEEPGLPGPRGPLGPKGYKGEPGRYNFEIKPLPGPMGPKGLPGPKGYRGLPGRPGCGGKFSHLFSFVVIDLICIQFCIEITCLLDPTDYYCEPGDPGEPGDPGSIGTLGNQGPKGIKGCPGDCECRVDGGNIGLPGPPGYPGPPGLPGTQGLKGDPGFRGAEGSQGPQGFQGNAGLKGLKGLKGDSFAVGGKGAKGDQGVPGYAGPTGATGSPGQDGHRGPTGDPGPPGAGYAALPGPKGYPGFPGPKGIPGTVGPPGPGFPGIPGPPGPKGNQGPTGLPGFPGRTGSPGEIEVCCHEDEIGPPGAKGEPGSSGIPGMPGRDGFPGVPGPPGHKGMKGNDGDSVRNGLPGIPGLNGDSGDPGPSGISLEGPPGPAGLPGLPGRKGPTGDVFSASPGATGPPGPSGETGTRGPRGFPGNSGSPGIQGYPGLPGHKGKPGVNGDPGATGLPGPPCTVCELYGTIGPPGPPGNPGKTGVPGYPGQKGLKGDIGPPGHGPKGVKGFPGLPGVAGAPGPSGNTGPLGDPGKDGFPGLKGETGYPGSAGARGLKGRPGHPGPRGIQGERGFNGRVGDPGDPGWPGNKGVRGLPGLLGPSTIVTVTKGPAGLPGRRGQPGQQGLAGLKGVRGIPGDVGPDGWPGPPGFKGSVGTPGGAGIPGLPGHPGIKGFPGPRGYPGQAGDPGDPGLMGHRGVPGLPGFPGAKGDPGMSNQLPGPPGPKGLPGENRACASRGRPGDPGDPGSRGRPGPPGQTGIPGEPGRRGGSGFPGPRGLNGSTGLPGIPGDHGGLGPPGPPGPYGPPGLPGPPGLNGLDGLRGPKGMKGSNGIDIPGPQGPDGYPGVKGLRGHPGPPGATYPGSKGLQGPPGDPGLPGFPGEPGFPGIECVTPSPGPHGDIGYEGPSGLPGDPGEPGPPGVGISYKGDPGPIGLPGSEGCKGERGFQGTPGFQGEPGFMGPKGERGATGLMGTPGPRGQQGLPGPRGSKGVTGPPGNSGLKGARGDSVNGPPEKAPPGPPGPFGSTGFKGFPGDVGPPGSPGYKGQKGSIGSLGLPGPPGPAGPEGPVGDPGEHGQQGFVGAQGSPGLPGNPGEPGQRGTASSGFLLVIHSQSVQVPHCPQGSSQLWVGYSLVYLEGQEKAHTQDLGQAGSCLPVFSTMPFSYCNKAACHYSSRNDKSYWLSTTAPIPMMPLLGEEIRAHISRCVVCETVSPAVAFHSQDDTFPTCPPGWRSLWTGYSFLLHTGAGDEGGGQSLTSSGSCLKDFRTHPFIECQGVRGSCHYFANLYSFWLTAVSQAEQFITPRPGTIKAADKQRGKSSHCHVCLGGK